From the genome of Pseudomonas yamanorum, one region includes:
- a CDS encoding iron-containing redox enzyme family protein, whose product MDNFFKELDAIVDSGWDKIKKGRYWNHSLEQTITVELYQQVMLQVYHYTRFNSINQAACAFSADPSQTTLLRFVYKHALEELGHEKMVIRDLESIGALPVSLPAPLPPTQALIAYLNDVAIRLGPVARLGYSYWAEEVYEHIQPILNKFRTDLGLKDEQMTFFVAHSTIDEKHSEEVRLAMQRSVKTDEERALIKEVARVTLYLTGQLLEESLLEYERLADAPLAKAS is encoded by the coding sequence ATGGATAATTTTTTCAAGGAACTGGACGCGATTGTTGATAGCGGCTGGGACAAAATCAAAAAAGGTCGTTATTGGAATCATAGCCTTGAGCAGACGATTACGGTCGAGCTTTATCAGCAAGTGATGCTCCAGGTTTACCACTACACCCGGTTCAACTCGATTAATCAGGCCGCCTGTGCGTTCAGCGCGGATCCGAGTCAGACCACCCTGCTGCGCTTTGTCTATAAGCATGCACTTGAAGAGTTGGGGCACGAAAAAATGGTCATTCGCGACCTGGAGTCCATCGGTGCCTTGCCGGTGTCGTTGCCTGCGCCGCTGCCACCCACTCAAGCGCTGATCGCTTATCTGAATGACGTCGCCATTCGTCTCGGGCCGGTTGCTCGACTGGGCTACAGCTACTGGGCGGAAGAGGTGTATGAGCATATCCAGCCGATCCTGAACAAGTTTCGCACGGATCTGGGGCTCAAGGACGAGCAGATGACATTCTTCGTCGCCCATTCGACCATCGACGAAAAGCATTCCGAGGAGGTTCGCCTGGCGATGCAACGCTCGGTGAAGACGGATGAAGAGCGGGCGCTGATCAAGGAAGTGGCCCGTGTGACCCTGTACTTGACCGGCCAGTTGCTGGAGGAGTCGTTGCTCGAATACGAGCGTCTCGCCGATGCGCCGCTGGCCAAGGCGTCCTGA
- a CDS encoding DMT family transporter: MPIRDSLIAVLVAFLWGAQVTAVKIGGQELPPILMVAMRFALMAVVLVPFCGIPKRRELLPVFWIASLVGALHFGLLYCGISRVDASTSAVAYQLATPFTLLLAFAVLKERIGLQVVAGIVIALIGVLTVLGGVGRGGALSGVLLVIAAAFVFAVGTVLTKRWGPFNPVAISAWTALIAAPELLMVSAAVERDAWGSVLTASPTAWGAVLYTAVSGGLIGFGLWYWLLGRHPVQRLTPFLLLVPVFAVGVSQVLLQEGVSLSLVLGGVAVLTGVALCQFRLPPRQLHAENTPAD; encoded by the coding sequence ATGCCTATTCGCGATTCGTTGATAGCCGTACTGGTAGCGTTTTTATGGGGCGCTCAGGTGACGGCAGTTAAAATTGGGGGGCAGGAACTTCCGCCAATTCTGATGGTAGCCATGCGTTTTGCCTTGATGGCCGTTGTATTGGTACCGTTTTGCGGGATCCCCAAACGCCGCGAATTACTCCCGGTATTCTGGATTGCCTCGCTGGTGGGAGCTCTGCACTTCGGGCTCTTGTACTGCGGTATTTCTCGAGTGGACGCATCCACCTCCGCTGTCGCGTACCAACTGGCGACCCCCTTCACGTTGCTGCTGGCTTTCGCCGTCTTGAAGGAGCGGATTGGCCTGCAGGTGGTGGCCGGGATTGTCATCGCGTTGATCGGGGTGCTCACGGTGTTGGGTGGCGTTGGCCGTGGCGGTGCATTGTCGGGCGTCTTGCTGGTGATTGCCGCGGCGTTTGTTTTCGCGGTGGGAACTGTACTTACCAAACGCTGGGGACCTTTCAATCCCGTGGCGATCAGCGCGTGGACGGCATTGATTGCCGCACCGGAGTTGCTAATGGTTTCCGCCGCAGTGGAAAGGGATGCGTGGGGTTCGGTACTGACTGCCAGCCCGACGGCGTGGGGTGCCGTGCTGTATACCGCCGTCAGTGGTGGACTCATCGGGTTTGGCCTCTGGTATTGGCTTTTGGGGCGGCACCCCGTCCAGCGCCTGACGCCGTTCCTTTTATTGGTGCCGGTTTTTGCGGTGGGGGTCAGCCAGGTGCTTCTGCAGGAAGGTGTTTCGCTGAGCCTTGTCCTCGGTGGCGTGGCGGTTTTGACGGGGGTTGCCTTGTGTCAGTTTCGGTTACCGCCACGGCAGTTGCATGCCGAAAATACTCCGGCCGATTGA
- a CDS encoding alpha/beta fold hydrolase — protein sequence MNWPGQWVLLAIREQNRFRYRLKARRWKGQGYEVAYLQSSGVKTGPTLVFLHGLGASKDQWGPGLYSLVETCNCVFLDLPGEGESSFDVLQSYSPVAQVERLRGFFEAHAFKDLVLIGSSIGGCIACLYAATYPAEVSGLIAMAPAGLQAARFSPAMSRFLESGKHPFGYRCVDEMQTLWKMVFTRPPKVPAFLAKALANKGAQRYGKVGKILEDFKNAGLYPLQQRLADVQARTLVVWGGNDRVFDVSCLYEVYKLLPQASICVIEDAGHVPYLECAEQTLEAVQRFLAEAQALPEPG from the coding sequence ATGAATTGGCCAGGTCAATGGGTATTGCTCGCCATACGTGAGCAAAACCGGTTTCGTTACAGGCTAAAGGCTCGGCGCTGGAAGGGGCAAGGTTATGAGGTCGCCTACTTACAATCGAGCGGTGTCAAGACAGGACCTACCCTGGTGTTCCTTCATGGCCTGGGTGCCAGCAAGGATCAGTGGGGCCCCGGGCTGTATTCGTTGGTTGAGACCTGCAACTGCGTTTTCCTGGACCTTCCCGGGGAAGGCGAGTCGTCGTTCGACGTGTTGCAAAGCTATAGCCCCGTGGCTCAAGTAGAGCGCTTGAGGGGTTTTTTCGAGGCGCACGCCTTCAAGGACCTTGTCTTGATAGGCAGCTCTATCGGGGGGTGTATTGCCTGTCTGTATGCGGCCACTTATCCGGCAGAAGTTTCCGGTTTAATCGCAATGGCGCCTGCGGGATTGCAGGCGGCACGGTTCAGTCCGGCGATGAGTCGGTTCCTTGAGTCCGGCAAACATCCTTTTGGATACCGCTGTGTTGACGAAATGCAGACGCTTTGGAAGATGGTGTTTACTCGACCGCCCAAGGTCCCGGCTTTTCTCGCGAAGGCGCTGGCTAACAAGGGGGCACAGCGCTATGGGAAAGTCGGGAAAATACTCGAGGACTTCAAGAACGCCGGACTGTACCCGCTCCAACAGCGATTAGCGGACGTTCAAGCCAGGACCTTGGTGGTGTGGGGCGGCAATGATCGGGTATTTGATGTTTCGTGCCTGTACGAGGTCTACAAGCTTCTGCCGCAGGCCAGTATTTGCGTTATCGAGGATGCGGGACATGTACCGTATCTGGAGTGTGCCGAGCAAACCCTGGAGGCCGTCCAGCGGTTTCTTGCCGAAGCTCAAGCGTTGCCTGAGCCTGGATGA
- a CDS encoding anthranilate synthase component I family protein: MRGITTPVSVQLHTKRLKCDPLVVYEAATKVLGADKTFILESLSGPSRDRKATIIGIEPLLAVKIYEGYATLEANEQLISYLRSAFSLQGIVLDDQGRIGIGSNDAVWDLLRALQTPFDVPRQTNPSLAFFGYLSYDCVRFVEDIPDLTERTNDYPIIALTVFQTLVYFHANGTVDVMVNNSALWKPRSTDEYVALLADAAGIPAADSPIIYPSVTVARDTVQKEQFLGWVDKALEHIRKGDIYQIQLGHEVQVDTPVKPFDVYRALRKNNPSPYMYLANLGGVDLIGASPELFVRIKDDLIEMRPIAGTVGKTPGIPSSELILSMTRSEKERAEHLMLVDLCRNDIGRVCQPGSLEVDELMLVEEYSHLYHMVSNVRGLLRKGFDAFDVIKASFPAGTMTGAPKIRAMQIIESMENNRRGIYAGAVGLIGFDGSINTALCIRSAVHKDGTYYLRASAGVVADSVPDKEWTETFYKMGSVYRAVTGKEMLQ; this comes from the coding sequence ATGCGTGGGATAACCACACCCGTGAGTGTTCAACTACATACCAAACGTTTGAAGTGCGATCCGCTTGTCGTCTATGAAGCGGCGACAAAAGTACTCGGCGCCGATAAAACCTTCATTCTCGAATCGCTGTCCGGCCCCAGCCGGGATCGCAAGGCGACAATTATCGGAATCGAGCCTCTGCTGGCGGTAAAAATTTATGAGGGGTATGCAACACTCGAGGCGAATGAGCAACTGATCAGTTATCTAAGAAGTGCATTTTCGCTACAGGGAATAGTCCTGGATGACCAAGGGCGTATAGGCATTGGTTCGAACGACGCGGTATGGGACTTGTTGCGTGCATTACAAACTCCGTTTGATGTTCCGCGTCAGACTAATCCCAGTCTCGCGTTTTTTGGCTATCTCTCTTATGACTGCGTTCGCTTTGTCGAGGATATTCCTGACCTGACCGAGCGGACCAATGATTATCCGATCATTGCCTTGACCGTGTTTCAGACCCTGGTGTATTTCCACGCCAATGGAACAGTGGACGTCATGGTCAACAACAGTGCTCTCTGGAAGCCCCGTAGCACCGATGAGTACGTTGCACTGCTGGCGGATGCGGCGGGTATCCCGGCTGCTGACTCACCGATTATTTATCCCTCGGTCACGGTCGCGCGCGATACGGTTCAAAAAGAGCAATTCCTTGGCTGGGTCGACAAGGCGTTGGAGCACATTCGCAAAGGTGATATTTATCAAATCCAGTTGGGGCACGAGGTGCAGGTGGATACACCGGTCAAACCCTTTGACGTGTATCGGGCGTTGCGCAAGAACAACCCGTCTCCCTACATGTATTTGGCCAACTTGGGAGGTGTTGACCTGATTGGCGCAAGCCCTGAGCTGTTTGTTCGTATCAAGGATGATCTGATCGAGATGAGGCCTATCGCCGGTACTGTGGGCAAAACCCCCGGCATACCGTCCAGCGAGCTGATCCTGAGCATGACGCGCTCTGAAAAAGAACGGGCGGAACATCTGATGCTGGTGGATTTATGCAGGAACGACATCGGTCGCGTCTGCCAGCCAGGTTCACTTGAGGTCGATGAGTTGATGCTGGTCGAGGAGTACTCCCACCTCTATCACATGGTATCCAACGTACGTGGTTTATTGCGAAAAGGCTTCGATGCCTTTGATGTGATCAAGGCCTCTTTCCCTGCGGGAACCATGACTGGCGCACCGAAAATCCGCGCGATGCAGATTATCGAAAGCATGGAAAACAACCGTCGCGGGATATATGCCGGAGCGGTCGGCCTGATCGGATTCGACGGCAGCATCAATACGGCTTTATGCATTCGCTCAGCCGTTCATAAAGACGGTACTTATTACTTGCGCGCTTCGGCAGGCGTGGTCGCCGACTCGGTTCCGGATAAAGAGTGGACTGAAACCTTCTACAAAATGGGCTCTGTCTATCGCGCGGTTACCGGAAAGGAGATGCTGCAATGA
- a CDS encoding anthranilate synthase component II yields MKVFLIDAYDSFVFIISQYLEQLGLETHVERNDVPDLIERIEAYAPDFCVLGPGPGHPREAGYIEVIRHFKGRMPILGVCLGHQAIGLAFGGSVIRASHVMHGKISTINNDGQGVYTHTEGRSIKATRYHSLIIENQGLPRELAVTSTSADDGYIMGVRHADYPIEGVQFHPESILTEDGLGIFKSFIEQHCRPSGL; encoded by the coding sequence ATGAAAGTTTTCTTGATTGATGCTTATGACAGTTTTGTCTTTATTATCAGCCAGTACCTTGAACAACTGGGGCTGGAAACCCACGTGGAGCGCAACGATGTTCCTGACCTTATTGAGCGAATCGAGGCATACGCCCCAGACTTTTGTGTACTCGGACCAGGGCCCGGTCATCCGCGGGAAGCCGGTTATATCGAGGTGATCCGGCACTTTAAAGGGCGTATGCCGATATTGGGTGTGTGCCTTGGGCATCAGGCCATTGGCCTGGCATTTGGCGGGTCGGTCATTCGAGCCTCCCATGTCATGCATGGCAAGATCAGCACCATCAATAACGATGGTCAGGGTGTCTACACCCATACCGAGGGCCGTTCGATCAAGGCGACCCGCTACCATTCGTTGATTATTGAAAACCAGGGCCTGCCTAGGGAACTGGCCGTGACGTCGACCTCGGCGGACGATGGATACATCATGGGCGTGCGGCACGCGGACTACCCCATAGAGGGAGTCCAGTTTCATCCCGAAAGTATCTTGACGGAGGATGGCCTGGGAATATTCAAGAGCTTTATAGAACAGCACTGTCGCCCATCAGGATTGTAA
- a CDS encoding flavodoxin family protein gives MKLIVIVGSSRSHGVSSQVVSLIRRHLEGRASVQDLWLRDYRIDYCDADNACSHTDCLLQDDVAAIVEEMAKADAILYLPVMHAYGTNSRFQAFLERVGYGFLRPRERPLRDKLAAVAVVGRRYGHTAVFSQVVLNVLLNKMVLVGSGFPATFNTQLVQDPEAEQALRETLDRLLEHFHKLNERPRQGVERLRLLKQVQFQTG, from the coding sequence ATGAAGCTGATCGTCATTGTCGGGTCAAGCCGCTCGCACGGGGTCAGCAGCCAGGTGGTGTCGTTGATTCGACGCCACCTGGAAGGGCGCGCCTCGGTCCAGGACCTCTGGCTGCGCGATTATCGTATCGACTACTGCGACGCTGATAACGCGTGCTCTCATACCGATTGTTTGCTGCAGGACGATGTCGCCGCAATTGTCGAGGAGATGGCCAAGGCCGACGCCATCCTGTACCTGCCAGTGATGCATGCCTATGGCACCAACAGTCGATTCCAGGCGTTCCTTGAGCGGGTGGGGTATGGCTTTTTACGCCCAAGGGAACGCCCGTTAAGGGACAAGCTGGCCGCGGTGGCGGTGGTGGGGCGCCGGTATGGGCACACAGCAGTTTTTAGTCAAGTGGTGCTGAACGTTCTGCTGAACAAAATGGTGCTCGTTGGCTCTGGATTTCCAGCCACATTCAACACGCAACTGGTTCAGGACCCCGAGGCGGAACAGGCCCTGCGGGAAACACTGGATCGCCTGCTCGAACACTTTCACAAATTGAACGAACGCCCGCGCCAAGGCGTTGAGCGTCTGCGCCTGCTCAAGCAAGTCCAATTTCAAACGGGATGA
- a CDS encoding autoinducer binding domain-containing protein: MDDLFRYKKEDVLLRINFKEVLDDFSVLATDLHRRDWESHLRKVLRRIGYESYLLSLGPSTTSDPFNRIMTTYPSDWLRRYKNENFIQVDPIIRHCRHHFAPLFWSIARRQARGRSNQFWTAREGYGLLQGVSIPLRFNEMAGSLNVAQCVSFKDDLGDELNGPLGKLFMLIPFLLEGAQKHLKVVGERPCNLTLRESEVLKWSGVGKTTWEMSCILGCSERTINFHIANASRKLGSFSRRQAVGAALAQGLISL, encoded by the coding sequence GTGGATGACTTATTTAGGTATAAGAAAGAAGACGTACTCCTGAGGATTAATTTCAAAGAGGTATTGGATGACTTCTCCGTGCTGGCCACCGACTTGCACCGGCGAGATTGGGAAAGCCATCTACGGAAGGTGCTGCGTCGCATTGGCTATGAAAGCTATTTGCTGAGCTTGGGCCCTTCAACCACCAGTGACCCCTTCAACAGGATCATGACGACTTATCCTTCTGACTGGCTCAGGCGATACAAGAATGAGAACTTCATTCAGGTGGACCCGATAATCAGGCATTGCCGTCATCATTTCGCGCCCCTTTTCTGGAGCATTGCGCGCAGGCAGGCGCGAGGCCGGTCCAATCAGTTCTGGACGGCGCGCGAGGGGTATGGGCTTTTACAAGGTGTCAGCATTCCCCTGCGTTTCAACGAAATGGCCGGGTCGCTCAATGTCGCTCAGTGTGTGAGTTTTAAGGACGACCTTGGCGATGAGCTGAATGGTCCGTTGGGGAAGCTATTCATGCTGATTCCCTTTCTTCTGGAAGGCGCACAAAAACATTTGAAAGTTGTGGGTGAACGGCCCTGCAACCTGACGTTGAGAGAGTCTGAAGTGCTGAAATGGTCCGGGGTAGGCAAAACGACCTGGGAAATGAGCTGCATCTTGGGATGTTCTGAGAGAACCATCAATTTTCACATTGCGAATGCGAGTCGAAAATTGGGCTCTTTCAGCCGACGGCAAGCCGTGGGCGCGGCGTTGGCGCAGGGATTGATTTCGCTATAG